The following proteins are co-located in the Leptospira weilii genome:
- a CDS encoding HNH endonuclease, giving the protein MSKKDSEKVYKFKAEDFYRILNQQEKKCMLSGRELTPENTNAEHIVPLRRGGKHEETNICLVVEELSKLKRYYNEEEIIQLAVDIINFKGKDYGYACKKIHKTK; this is encoded by the coding sequence ATGAGCAAGAAAGACAGCGAGAAGGTTTATAAGTTTAAAGCAGAAGATTTTTACCGGATCTTAAACCAACAGGAGAAAAAGTGTATGTTATCAGGAAGAGAACTTACTCCAGAGAATACGAATGCCGAGCATATTGTACCATTAAGGCGAGGCGGCAAACATGAAGAAACTAATATCTGTTTGGTTGTAGAAGAACTTTCAAAGCTGAAACGATACTACAATGAAGAGGAAATTATCCAACTAGCAGTGGACATTATCAATTTTAAGGGAAAGGATTATGGCTATGCTTGCAAGAAAATTCATAAAACTAAATAG
- a CDS encoding transposase encodes MIPETLSKQTQLKIPQDLNLSITNTFTPFASTKSSSQSPSPPKPLTSAQLKEKRKNPAINIPFFTELTKKILNDFYPKYCINCPDKLLTKEISTQPELIRCEKCRYLTSRLSYTPLHHMKLPLWMFSYVFYESMIQHPKVVTSTEISKRLKISYKGASLLKKRFQLFASQQLPKYKKLTYDALDQEFKGFTLPPDENTDITHLMENRPYVSADTMVLFSASERANGGRKRYRHGGSTASIYLSESLGGRQVGTLVHTIGVKKGPVFFNSVPNQKANTLGPIIKDHLPLHTPLMTDEGYPWLWGIYSNHRSVNHSARSKDIRYRWAKDRWSKNGVHNQVAEANHRVLKSAFASYYYIRPENSTRYLNEFSFLKNAQVFGLDVLIGDDVDCWRWNFFSDESRKTKAVGIRGKKYELKKSEFKTENWLTTSIDSYSYILQKEDSESNSRTRNDYVLLNDSSEFSEFGPAIKKEMDLHNQFWSSPHVPNFQRKKEREHQKTASKIWHLIHSKKGENKYHSISEVCSILNVHKQSAMLIIRKWVKLKLIEKRRLNKTRYDQRIDFFLKPKKENLPRILYTRFQRNDFKNFSGLSR; translated from the coding sequence ATAATCCCTGAAACACTAAGTAAGCAGACTCAACTGAAGATTCCTCAAGATCTGAACTTGAGTATTACAAATACTTTCACTCCTTTCGCATCCACGAAGTCATCCTCCCAATCACCCTCTCCCCCTAAGCCTCTCACTTCAGCACAACTTAAGGAGAAACGTAAGAACCCTGCAATCAATATTCCTTTCTTTACTGAACTAACAAAGAAGATACTGAATGATTTCTACCCTAAATATTGCATTAATTGTCCGGACAAATTACTGACTAAGGAGATCTCAACTCAACCTGAATTGATCCGCTGTGAGAAATGTAGATATCTAACGTCAAGGCTGAGCTACACTCCTCTGCATCACATGAAACTTCCTCTGTGGATGTTCTCATACGTTTTCTACGAGAGCATGATTCAACACCCAAAGGTAGTTACCTCAACTGAGATCAGCAAGAGACTGAAAATATCCTACAAAGGTGCTTCACTTCTAAAGAAACGATTCCAGCTTTTCGCATCACAGCAATTACCAAAATACAAGAAACTGACGTATGATGCCCTCGATCAAGAGTTCAAAGGATTTACCCTACCACCCGACGAAAACACTGATATTACCCATTTAATGGAAAACAGACCCTACGTTTCAGCAGATACAATGGTCCTTTTTTCCGCTTCTGAGAGAGCAAATGGAGGTAGAAAACGATACAGACATGGTGGTTCAACAGCTTCTATTTACCTTTCTGAGAGTCTTGGAGGCAGGCAAGTAGGCACCTTAGTTCACACAATTGGAGTGAAAAAAGGCCCTGTTTTCTTCAATTCAGTGCCAAATCAGAAGGCTAACACCCTTGGACCCATCATCAAAGATCACCTTCCTTTACACACTCCATTGATGACTGATGAAGGGTATCCTTGGCTTTGGGGCATTTACTCTAACCACAGATCTGTAAACCATTCTGCCCGATCAAAGGACATACGCTACAGATGGGCTAAAGATCGATGGTCCAAGAATGGAGTTCACAATCAAGTAGCAGAGGCAAATCACAGAGTTTTGAAATCTGCTTTTGCTTCGTACTATTATATCCGTCCCGAAAACTCAACTCGCTATTTGAATGAATTCTCCTTCTTGAAGAATGCTCAAGTCTTCGGGCTGGATGTGCTGATTGGTGATGATGTCGATTGCTGGAGATGGAATTTTTTCTCTGACGAATCCAGGAAGACGAAGGCGGTTGGAATTCGGGGGAAAAAATATGAGCTTAAAAAGAGTGAGTTCAAGACAGAAAATTGGCTTACTACTTCAATTGATTCTTACTCATACATCCTTCAAAAAGAGGATTCTGAATCCAATTCACGGACCCGAAATGATTATGTTTTACTGAATGACTCTTCAGAATTTAGCGAGTTTGGTCCTGCCATAAAGAAGGAAATGGACCTTCATAATCAATTTTGGTCAAGTCCGCATGTTCCTAATTTTCAGAGAAAGAAAGAACGAGAACACCAAAAGACTGCATCAAAGATTTGGCATCTGATTCATTCAAAGAAAGGTGAAAACAAATACCATTCAATTTCGGAAGTTTGCTCTATTCTAAATGTTCACAAACAATCAGCGATGCTTATAATTCGGAAATGGGTCAAGTTAAAGCTGATTGAAAAACGGAGGTTGAATAAGACTCGATATGATCAAAGAATCGATTTCTTTTTAAAACCTAAAAAGGAAAATCTTCCCCGAATCCTATACACTCGATTTCAGAGGAATGATTTCAAAAACTTTTCTGGGCTTTCTCGATGA
- the lsa26 gene encoding surface adhesion protein Lsa26, whose product MFRNLKKNIALLFSIGSLFFSFSSVFALGTYSEGWAVVRLIQFESRGIIFDSHEGLLEFTTYDKSEKCEASKDECFTPLKEKIEFSVRPENAEVVNFLNSNVNQEILVQYRIHKIEPIALSTDFEIIGAQKQIATIPKEVPDKIIVGKSGSKRNFSVSGRILKLEYQGTLIGTYEGLYLDEVRGKVHPFSVTNEEVAAFAWNTMKFGTKYYIGVSVAFATGWRKSDYDIFEINYNSSAGGVYTDSKK is encoded by the coding sequence ATGTTCAGGAATTTAAAAAAAAATATTGCTTTGCTTTTCTCTATTGGATCTTTGTTTTTTTCTTTTTCTTCGGTTTTCGCTTTGGGAACTTATTCGGAAGGTTGGGCGGTTGTGAGACTTATCCAGTTTGAAAGCCGAGGAATAATTTTCGATTCTCATGAAGGTCTTTTGGAATTTACCACTTATGATAAATCTGAAAAGTGTGAAGCGTCGAAAGATGAATGTTTCACTCCTTTGAAAGAAAAGATCGAATTTTCCGTTCGCCCTGAAAATGCAGAAGTCGTAAATTTTTTAAATAGTAATGTAAACCAAGAAATTTTAGTTCAGTATAGGATTCATAAAATTGAGCCAATTGCTCTTTCCACGGATTTTGAAATAATCGGAGCGCAAAAACAAATTGCTACGATTCCGAAAGAGGTGCCGGATAAAATTATCGTGGGTAAATCCGGATCAAAAAGAAATTTTTCTGTTTCTGGAAGAATTCTTAAATTAGAATATCAAGGAACTCTAATTGGAACTTATGAAGGTTTGTATCTGGACGAAGTTCGCGGCAAGGTCCATCCTTTTTCTGTAACCAACGAGGAGGTGGCCGCGTTTGCTTGGAATACGATGAAGTTCGGAACCAAATACTATATTGGCGTTTCTGTAGCTTTTGCGACCGGTTGGAGAAAGTCGGATTATGATAT